In Candidatus Omnitrophota bacterium, the genomic stretch CCTCTTTCGAGCAGTATTACCGCTATTGGGACGAGGCGCGGAAAAAAGGCGATATGGTCAGCGCTGATCTCGCCTGGGAGAAATTGACCGCAATTTATTCCGCCAAGTGCATCGAATTGCTGGAAGAAGCCGTAAAACTCTACAAAGAGAAAGAAGGCGTTCTTCCGTCTACGCATATGCGCGAGCTGTTCGAGATGGGATACCTTCAACAGGTGCTGAAAAAAAAGAACGCCGAGGATTCCAACTTCGACGCCGACGTCATGGCCGTTCTAACCGCTCGCACGAAAAACATTGGAGAAATACTCACGACCTTCGATTTGCAAAATCCCCAGCCTCATTTGCTCATCGCAACGAAAAACGCCGATGGCAACGAAGATTGGATGATCGTTCCGCGGACGGAATTGATGAACGAGCAATTTCTCAAACTGGAGACGCTGCAAAAAGCGGTGAACAAATATAAAGACGAACATGGGAGTTTCCCCCAACAATTGTCCGATCTATCTCGCGAATCCTGGTTTTCCAGCGCCGCGGAAGTATTTGAAGATCCACTGGGCGGCGAGTTTTTTATGGATCCTCTAACGGGTAAAGTGGAGGCGCGCCATCCAAAATATTGAACGATTCTTGCTTGGCGGATCGCTGAATGTTATTGAGAAAAACCGTCTTTTAGAGTATAGTACGCCTAGCCCAGGATGATGGATTTCTTGACCGGCGGTCATAAGAATTGGCCGTTCGATCGATTTAAAAGGAATGGATAAGAAGAATTATTGGGAACGGATAAACGAACGGAAGAATTAGCCCGCGCCGCTGCGGATACGCTGGCGGAAGTGAAGGGGAAAGATATCGTTATCCTCGAATTGTCCGAGGTTTCCGCTTTTGCGGATTTCTTTGTCATCGCCACGGCGGAAAGCCATGTTCAAATGTTGGCGATGGCGGACCGGGTGCGGGATAAGATGGCTCAGGAGGGCTTAAAAAAAATCGGCCGTTCGGAAGGAAGGGAAAGCCGATCGTGGATTTTAATGGATTTTGGATCGTTGATTGTCCATATCTTCTCCAAACAGGCGCGCGAATATTATTCCCTGGAGCAATTTTGGGGAGACGCTCGATCGATTTTATGGCCGATGGATTTAAATATGGATTCGAAAAGATAAAATAGTAAGTAGAAGGAATTTTAAAATTGATTTGAATTGAGTTGTTTCCCTTTTTTTCATACTATCCCGATATGGTTTTAATCTTTCGATATTTGTGAATTATAAGAATCGCTCTAGCCAAATGCTTTCCTTATCGCTTAAAATACATTCATTGTACTGATTTGAATCCGAGAAGAAAAGCATCGGATATTGTGGATAAAGGAGATAGGAAATTGCCCCTCTCGAATTGCTCCCGCTGCGGCCAGTTATTCAACAAAATCACTTCCGATGTCTGCAAAAAATGCCTGGAAGCGGAAGACGAGCTACTGCGCAAGACGCAGGATTATCTGCGGCAGAACCGGAATGCTTCCAAAGTCGAAGTATTGATGGAATTGGAACTCGAACCGCTGATGTTGGAAAAATGGATCAAGGAAAATCGGGTGAATATTATCGATCCCGAACAGGAACAAGGCAAGCGCCTGTGCGTCGAATGCGGCAGAGAAGTCAAGGGAGGCGGGACCATTTGCCGAACTTGCCAACTGAAAAAACTAACGAAACCGAAACCGGCGGCGCCGGGAGAAAACAAAGAATCCTCACCGGAAGAATCGATTAAGAATATCAGCCGGGGTATGCACTTTAAAAAGAAATAACGTTTGTGCAGATTGGATTTAGCAAACGGCGCCCAAAGCCTGTAAAAGATGGATGGCGGGAAGCGATGATGGACGAATCGCTTCCCGCTTTTTCATGCGCCCCGGTTGGGAATGGGTCGATTACAGCAAGCGAAGCAGAGAATCGACGCGGTTTTTCGCATCGGCTAATTCAATGATTCCTTTTTCCGCCAAAGCAATCAGCGTTTCCGCCGTCGTCTTGAACGCCTGCGCCCGGTTGGTGGCGTCTAAATTGTGATGAGGCGCAAAATGATGAGTAGCGGAAACGGGGCAGCCATGAAGGATCAATTCCAGGTTGCGCAGCCATTCCGCCAATCGTTTGGCGCCGGATTGCACCGAGCGTGCGTTATTGGTGATCAGTTGGTATTGCGCCGCGCCCCACGATTCCGTCGTACCCCAATTTCTTCCCAACATAAATGGCGCCAAGTGCAAGGCGGAGATGACTTGCTCGCTAATGGCTTGCATGCTTTCCGACCATTGCTGGCTGCGTCCGTCGGGACCGACGTAATGAACTTCGATATTGTCGTGGGTTATTAGGTTGCTGTCCGCCTGTTTGGAGCGGAGTTCTTCCCGGATGCCGCGCATTTCTCGTTCGAGCCGTTCGTGGTAGGCGCTGAGGGATTCGCCCCGGTCTCGCGGAGAAGGGGCGATGCGGAAATGGATCGTGGGGTAGCCGGCGTTATGCTGGGTTTTCGCCATGTCCCGGATCATTTGTTGTTGTATCTTTACGGCCAGAGGCAGGGCGGTCAACGGCGAACGCCCATAAGGATTGAGGCCGTCCGAGTCCAAGCCGTAATAGAAAAAGGATGCCGGTTGCAGGGGAACGAGCGAACCGTCCGTTTGAATTTGAAAGGGAAGATGCGAACGGTCCTCAAGGTTCAATTTAAAGCGGATCGTGGCGGGATCGATGACGATGAAGCGCTCGATTTGCGTCCTTCGATGGTCCAACACTACTTCCCCGCAAAAACTTCCGAAAGTGAAGATGGATAGGAAAAAATGATTGGTTAAGGCTTCCACGCCCCAAGTCCGTTCGGTTTTAAGCCCGTAGATTCTCCGATCCAACTCCGTCAACAAATGGCGCGCCCATTCCTGATCGTTGTCCGATCCTCCCGATAGCGTGTAAGATTGGGGAGTCGAGCATAACCGCGCCCAAGCCCAAACGCCCGCCGATACGTCGGGGATGTAATCCCTCAAAGCGCGAAATAAAGGAAACAACGTTCGGGGATCAAGGCCGGGCGGCGTCAGGTAATCGGACGTTTCGTCCCATAACGAGAAGGATTCGATCGAGAAGGGGCGGGATTTCGGCGATGTGGGAATTTCCGTCTTGGGCAGCCAGACAGCGGCTTTTCGTTCCTTGTCGCCAGGGGCTTGCTCTTTGCCAAACCATTTGCGGAGCGTATGCAGCATGGTCTCCTCCAATGCGAAGTAGTGAAGACTCTATCTATAGAGGAGAAAACGGCAAAAAGGATTTGTTAATCTAAAACAGCGATCAGAAAAAGGATGGATTGTATTTTTTGATCCATCGGTAATCGAGATGGAACAATGATGGGTCGAACAACATGACCCATCCTACTTCATGAAATAAATGATAACGGCGCTGTTAGGTAATCCGTAATCGTAATAACGAATGTTGTATGCGTAAGAAATCGGGCTAGACAAACGTATAAAACCACACAACAATCTTGAATTGCGCATTCCATCTCATATAAGTACGATCGATCGAGTTGTTGCGCTTTCCCTGGCCGCGCGGGCCGTTTTCTTTGGGGGCGTTCGAATCGCGTTATATTAGAGGCGCTTGCAATATTGATAAAGTAAGCTTTAAAATTCTCCCCCCAAGCTTGGGGGAGGAATAAAGGAATATTGCAAGTACCTTCCTATTCCAGGAGTATTTAAATGCCTCAACCTGCAAAAAATACGATTACGCTGACAAAATTCGGTTTGACGATTGCCGCCATTATCGCCTTTGGCGTTTTTGTCCGCGTCTGCGCCTTGGATCGAATGGCGTTTCACCACGACGAATCGATTCACGCTCTTCACAGTTATAACTTATATGAAGGGAATGCTTCACCCTGCTGGTACGATCCGACGTATCACGGCCCGTTTCTTTATCATTTCGGCGCCTTTTATTTTCTCTTGTTCGGCGATAACGATTTCACGGCGCGGCTGCCGTTCGTCAGTTTCGGCATCCTGATGCTTTATTTCATCTGGCGCTTGCGGCCGTGGATTGGAACCTCCGGCATGACGGCGTGCCTGATCTTGGCGGCCGCCTCGCCAGTATTGACCTATTTTTCCCGCTTCGCCCGCAACGATATTTACATGGGGACGATGGCCTTGGGCATCGTCCTTTTCGCGCTGGAATACCTGCGTTCGCGCCGCGCCGGGGATTTGGCTTGGATGAGTTTCTTTCTTGTTTTAATGTATTGCTGCAAGGAAAATTCCCTTATGTATGGATTTACATTCGGTTCATATATCGTTTTTTATGGGATTTATTATTTATGGAAAACTCCCAAGGAAGAGAAAAAAACGGCCTTATCGGACATTTTTACGGATCGAGCGCCGTTTGTTCACATCCTTTCTCTCTATGCGCTGTTTTCTTTCGCCGCCTTCTCGTTGGTTTTTTATGTAACGCATAAAGAGCAATTCAAACTGCGCTCCAATCAACTGCGGATTCAGGGCGGTGAGGAATCCTTCGGCATCGGCGTTTTGCGCACAACCTGGAACGAATACGTCGGCGGACATTGGAAAGTTGTCCCCTTTTGGACTGTCGCCTCCATCGTCGGCGTCATCGTCTTGTTCGTCCTGTTCGCTTGGCTGTATCGAAAATTCCGCACGGCGCCGGAAACGGGATCGTTGATTTCGCGGCTCTCCCGGCGTTATCTTTTGGTTCTCTCCTGCGTTCTGCTGATTCTCTTCGTCTATTCTTTCCTCTTTACGACGATGGGAACCAATCCCTCCGGCATGAAAGCGGGAACGGTGGATTATCTTTTGTACTGGATGGGTCAACAATTCAATCCGCGCATCGCCGGTCCGCCGGATTATTACATTCCCCGCTTGTTAGTCTATGAGGCCGCATCTGTTTTCTTCGCCGTATTGGCTTTCATCTTTTATTTGCTCGGCGGTTTGGGATGGATCAATTTTTCCGCTTTTCTCGCCGCATTTTTCGGAGTCGTTTATACGTACGGCATAGTCGTTTTAGGAGACGCTTCCCCCAAGAATTTTGCCACTTATTACGTTCTTTTATTTTCCGCATGCATCGCCATCGCCATTTTTCTCTTCAAAAATATCGTCAAAATCTTCTCTTTTGCGCCTCCCGAACTTGTTGAGGAAAAAGGTCTTGAAACCCAGGACCATATCCCAAAAGAAGAAAAACCAGGATTGAGCGCGGATGGTTTCCGATTTTTCTTGATTTATTGGAGCGTACTTTCTCTGCTGATTTACGCCATGTTGGAAGAGAAGGTGCCATGGTTGTTGACGCATCAAGCTTTGCCTCTAGTCCTTCTTGCCGGGACGTTCATTGGCGATGTTTGGGATAGGCTCAATCCTGGCGTTTTGCGCAGCGTATTTGCTTGCCTAGCGGGTTTATTCGTCATTTACGAAGCGCGAATCGATATCAAACTGAATCTTTATCAAAACGACGATCCCCGCGAAATCATCGTCTATACCCAATCCGATCATATTGTCAAATTGGTAGCCGAAGAGATGATCCGAGGCGCTCATACGCTGGGCGCCGAGTATCTGCCGCCCAATCCGGTTAAATTTCTCGCCGCTTTGCAAGGCCATGCGCAGTGGCCGTATTATTGGTACTTGCGCCATTACCGCGTGATGCCGGCTGGAGGAATTCCAGATAAGAGCAACGATTACCCCTATATTCTCATCGACGAAAATTACGATCAGAGGATGAAAATTTGGGGGGAAGGGAAATATGCGAAAAGAAAACTGAAGCACCGCGTATGGTGGCCTTACGAAACTAAGGAACGTCTGTCTCTTCAGCAAGTATTTCCCTTCGATTATGGGCGGATGGGCTTCATCAATTCCCAGAGCGAGGCCTGGAAGGCGTTTTGGAAGTATATAATCTATCGGCAAGTGTGGAGTACGCCGGGATCGACGGACGTTCTCTTCTACGCCAAAACGCCCTTAATCGCGCCGGAAGCCGCTCCTCAAGTTCCCGACGCCTACAAACTGCCGCCTCGCCCCTTGCAGGTCGTCCAAATGGTTGGAGGCGTCCGCGGCTCGGAAAACGGCCAATTCAACGAACCGCGCGGCGTCGCTCTTTCGCCGGACGAGACAAAACTCTACGTTCTGGATTCCCGCAACGGACGAATCCAAGTCTTCAACGCGGAAACATTGCAGTTCATCGGCTATTTCGGCGGCCCGGGATCGCAGCCGGGCGCCTTTGAAATCAACAAATTCGACGGTCCCAATGGCGGTATGGGCGTGGGACCGGATGGTTCCGTCTATGCTACGGATACGTGGCAGAACGATTTCGGGCGCATCAACCATTACAATGCCGAAGGCCAATCCGCCAAAGCGATTCTTCTTCCCCCCGGCGAGAATTTTTACTCCCCTCGCGGGCTGGCCGTTTCCCCGCAGGATGGATCGCTTTACGTAGCGGATACCGGCAATAAGCGGATCGTCAAATTCAATCCAGCCGGAGGATTCGGCGGAGTCATCGTGAAATCCGATTTGAACGAACCCGTCGGCGTTGCCGTCAGTCCTCAAGGATTGATCTATGTTTGCGACGTGGCGGGCAAGCGAGTGGCGGCCTTTAATTCCGCGGGACAATTCGTAAGGCAATGGCAGATTTTCGGCTGGAATTCGCCGAACGTCGAATGGATCGAACCCTATGTCGCCGTGGATGCGAGAGGTTTCGTTTACGTTACCGATTCTACAACGAATACGATTCATCGATTCGATCCTACCGGACAAAACGTCATGCAGGGCGGCGGCGAAGGAAGCGGTTCGGGACAGTTGCGAGGCCCTAAAGGCATCGCTATCGATTCGAAGGGTTTTCTCTATATTGCGGACAGCATGAATCACCGCATCGTCAAAGCGCGTTTTCCGGGATGAAATAAGTATAATAATAGGGTGGAGAAAATAATTGATTATCGGAATGGAGTCCATTGAAAGGAGTTGATGTTTGTCGTATTATTCTATTACATTCGAATGGATTTTTTTTGTTATGTATTTTTGATTGAAAATGCCGTTGGAACCTTAGGATTTATATGGTCAATGAATTGGCGGGATTATCATCCAGTAATTCATTTTCTCAAATAACTCAGTTGCTGGAAAAACCGCGTACTTTACTGGCGGTTGGAGTTGTTGACGGAGATGAATGTTATATCGATTACTTGCGCCGCATCGGCTACGTCGTAGAAAAACAAGATGGGGCGAAGGGCATCTATGACTCCATTCTCGCCAATATTCCCGACGTATTGCTTCTGGATATCGATGGATTGGGCGATCTAGCCATACAAGTAGCCCAAAACATGAAAGAAAATCCGCTCACCTATACGATGCCGATTATCGTCGTAGTGGGCAAACGCGATCTTGAAAAAGAGATCGCGGCGCTGGAAGCGGGCGCCGAGGATTACGTCGTAAAACCTTTCCACCCCCCCTTGCTGGCGGCGCGAATCCATACCAGCATTCGCCGCAATATCCGTTTGCAGATTTCCAATCCCCTTACGGGTCTCCCTGGAGCTATCTACGTCGAAGAACAAACGTCCAAGCGCATGCAAAATAAAAATCCCCTCGCCATGTGTTATGCGGACTTGGACCATTTTAAGGCGTTTAACGATAAATACGGTTATTCGCGGGGAGACAACGTTATCCGCATTCTGGCCACGATCCTCAACGAAGGCGTAAGCATCTACGGAAAAAAAGGCGATTTTGTGGGGCATATCGGCGGGGACGATTTCGTGATGATTATCGATTTCCTTCGCATTGATGATGTCTGCGGGTACGTCACTCAATGCTTCGACGCGCTGATTCCTTTTCAATACGATGAAATCGACATGGAACGGGGATATATCGAATCCGTCAACCGGCTGGGCCGCCCGCAAAAATTCCCCATTATGACCGTCTCCATCGGCGTCGTGACCAATGAAATGCGCGAGATCGACAATTACCTCATCATGACGGAACTGGCCGCCGAGATGAAGGAATACTCCAAATCCATCAGCAAAAGCAAAAAAGATCCTAAAAGCACTTACCGCGTCGATAAACGGACCTCCTGAAATTTTTCTTGTCCCCTGACAGATCGACCAAAAATGCTACACTAACTTTTCCATAATTCATCTATGGTTTTGGAGGTTTTCATGGGGCCGCAGGTTTATGTTACGAGGATGCTCCCCCAACCGGCGTTGGACAGGATGAAAGAGGCCGGTTTTCAATTCGAGGTCTATCCCGAAGACCGAGCCATCCCCCGCGAGGTTCTCCTGGAGAAGATTAAAAACCGCGACGGCGCGCTTTGCATTCTGACGGATGCCATTGACCGCGACGTCTTCGAGCAAGCGAATAAAATCCGCATTTTCGCCAACTACGCCGTTGGCTATAACAATATCGACATCGGCGAAGCCACGCGGCGCGGAATCGCCGTCACCAATACGCCCGGCGTTTTGACGGACGCCACTACAGATCTGGCCTGGGCCTTGCTCTTCGCGGCGGCGAGGCGAATCGTGGAATCGGACGCCGATCTTCGCCAAGGAAAATTCGACGGCTGGGGGCCGATGCGCTTTTTGGGTCAAGACGTAACCGGCGCCGTTTTGGGCGTCGTGGGCATGGGGCGCATTGGAAAAGCCTTCGCCGCCCGCGCCGCCGCTTTCCAAATGAAAATCCTTTACGTTTCGCGCAAACCCGAACCGGAGTTCGAGGCGGCTTACGCGCCCAGCGCCCGCCGCGTGGAACTGGACGAATTGTTACGGAGAAGCGATTTCGTCAGCCTGCATGTTCCTCTCTCTCCGGAAACGACGCATCTCATCGGGGAGAGAGAATTGAGGCTGATGCAGCCTCACGCCATTCTCGTCAATACCGCCCGCGGACCGATCGTCGACGAAGGGGCGCTGGTCAAGGCGTTGGAAGAAAAATGGATTTGGGCGGCGGCTCTCGACGTTTACGAACAAGAGCCGAAAGTCCATCCTGGATTGATAGGATTGTCCAACGCCGTGCTCTGCCCCCACATCGGCAGCGCCACCTTCCGAACCCGCACGCGAATGGGATTGATGGCTGTAGAGAATCTGATCGCTTTCTTTTCGGGAAAAAGGCCTCCGAACCTGGTCAATAGCGAAATCTGGAAAAAATAGCCGGACGCCGACAGACTTTTTCATTATATTACTTATAGAACAAAGAACGGAGCGTTTCATGTTTTAAAGACATGACCCATGCGGCGGCGGAACGCCGTTTCTCTCATGCTTTCTTATCGGCGGTTTTGCAGCGCCGCCTTAGCCGAAAACAGGAATCGTGCGATGGATCTATTGGAAAAAGGCAAAAAACTGGCGCAACAGGGGAAATTCGAAGAGGCTTTAGATAGCCTTATCCTGGCATGGGAAAACGATAAAGAGAATGCGGATATCCATTTTTATCTCGGATTATGCTACAGCTCGCTGCAACAATTCGGATACGCTCGTTATCATTACGAACTGGCGCTCGTTTTCAATCCCAACCATCCGAAAACCAAATTGGTTTGGGAGGGAATCAAGAATGAATCTCCCGAAAAACCGCCCGAACGGCGTTTGACTCGAGCCGCCGCCGCCAAAGCGCGCAAAGAACAGGCGGAAGAGCAAAATGAAGCAACTGCAGAGCCGGAATTCGACGAAAATCGCATAACTCTCCATAACATCAAAATCACGGAGGACAAATGGGAAAAAGCGTTTCCCGCCTCCGCGTTGATGGAAGATAAGAACAAAACTTCTCCCTTGCTCCTGGTTTTCATCATCCTCATCGTTGTCGCCATGATCGCCGCCCTATTATTTTTCCTTCTTTACTCATTTGGCATTCTAACGATCTGATTCTCCTCCCCGCGCTGCGATATTCGTTAGCGGCGAATCCAGTTGAAAGCGCTAATGAATTCATTTGAACTTTCGTATTTCTGCATAACAGCGAGAAGGATAGCCGCCGAGAGAAAAACAAATAGCAGCCATCCCATCGTATAGTAAGATCGGCGGCGCAGGCTTTGCGTCATTTTTCCATAGCGCGCGGAATAATATTGTTTCGCATTTTCATAGCCGGACGAGGTGATTTCCGGCGCTTTCTCCTCCCCACCATTGCGGAAAAGGCGAAAGCGCGCCTGATGAATTCTTTTATCCACATCGAGCAGCAGACTTTTCGGATCTTTTCGCATGATATACATCTTGTGCGAGGGCAATAAGTTATGCGTAACTTCAAAACGC encodes the following:
- the rsfS gene encoding ribosome silencing factor, with translation MGTDKRTEELARAAADTLAEVKGKDIVILELSEVSAFADFFVIATAESHVQMLAMADRVRDKMAQEGLKKIGRSEGRESRSWILMDFGSLIVHIFSKQAREYYSLEQFWGDARSILWPMDLNMDSKR
- a CDS encoding flippase activity-associated protein Agl23, translated to MPQPAKNTITLTKFGLTIAAIIAFGVFVRVCALDRMAFHHDESIHALHSYNLYEGNASPCWYDPTYHGPFLYHFGAFYFLLFGDNDFTARLPFVSFGILMLYFIWRLRPWIGTSGMTACLILAAASPVLTYFSRFARNDIYMGTMALGIVLFALEYLRSRRAGDLAWMSFFLVLMYCCKENSLMYGFTFGSYIVFYGIYYLWKTPKEEKKTALSDIFTDRAPFVHILSLYALFSFAAFSLVFYVTHKEQFKLRSNQLRIQGGEESFGIGVLRTTWNEYVGGHWKVVPFWTVASIVGVIVLFVLFAWLYRKFRTAPETGSLISRLSRRYLLVLSCVLLILFVYSFLFTTMGTNPSGMKAGTVDYLLYWMGQQFNPRIAGPPDYYIPRLLVYEAASVFFAVLAFIFYLLGGLGWINFSAFLAAFFGVVYTYGIVVLGDASPKNFATYYVLLFSACIAIAIFLFKNIVKIFSFAPPELVEEKGLETQDHIPKEEKPGLSADGFRFFLIYWSVLSLLIYAMLEEKVPWLLTHQALPLVLLAGTFIGDVWDRLNPGVLRSVFACLAGLFVIYEARIDIKLNLYQNDDPREIIVYTQSDHIVKLVAEEMIRGAHTLGAEYLPPNPVKFLAALQGHAQWPYYWYLRHYRVMPAGGIPDKSNDYPYILIDENYDQRMKIWGEGKYAKRKLKHRVWWPYETKERLSLQQVFPFDYGRMGFINSQSEAWKAFWKYIIYRQVWSTPGSTDVLFYAKTPLIAPEAAPQVPDAYKLPPRPLQVVQMVGGVRGSENGQFNEPRGVALSPDETKLYVLDSRNGRIQVFNAETLQFIGYFGGPGSQPGAFEINKFDGPNGGMGVGPDGSVYATDTWQNDFGRINHYNAEGQSAKAILLPPGENFYSPRGLAVSPQDGSLYVADTGNKRIVKFNPAGGFGGVIVKSDLNEPVGVAVSPQGLIYVCDVAGKRVAAFNSAGQFVRQWQIFGWNSPNVEWIEPYVAVDARGFVYVTDSTTNTIHRFDPTGQNVMQGGGEGSGSGQLRGPKGIAIDSKGFLYIADSMNHRIVKARFPG
- a CDS encoding diguanylate cyclase, with product MVNELAGLSSSNSFSQITQLLEKPRTLLAVGVVDGDECYIDYLRRIGYVVEKQDGAKGIYDSILANIPDVLLLDIDGLGDLAIQVAQNMKENPLTYTMPIIVVVGKRDLEKEIAALEAGAEDYVVKPFHPPLLAARIHTSIRRNIRLQISNPLTGLPGAIYVEEQTSKRMQNKNPLAMCYADLDHFKAFNDKYGYSRGDNVIRILATILNEGVSIYGKKGDFVGHIGGDDFVMIIDFLRIDDVCGYVTQCFDALIPFQYDEIDMERGYIESVNRLGRPQKFPIMTVSIGVVTNEMREIDNYLIMTELAAEMKEYSKSISKSKKDPKSTYRVDKRTS
- a CDS encoding D-glycerate dehydrogenase, with the protein product MGPQVYVTRMLPQPALDRMKEAGFQFEVYPEDRAIPREVLLEKIKNRDGALCILTDAIDRDVFEQANKIRIFANYAVGYNNIDIGEATRRGIAVTNTPGVLTDATTDLAWALLFAAARRIVESDADLRQGKFDGWGPMRFLGQDVTGAVLGVVGMGRIGKAFAARAAAFQMKILYVSRKPEPEFEAAYAPSARRVELDELLRRSDFVSLHVPLSPETTHLIGERELRLMQPHAILVNTARGPIVDEGALVKALEEKWIWAAALDVYEQEPKVHPGLIGLSNAVLCPHIGSATFRTRTRMGLMAVENLIAFFSGKRPPNLVNSEIWKK
- a CDS encoding tetratricopeptide repeat protein; this encodes MDLLEKGKKLAQQGKFEEALDSLILAWENDKENADIHFYLGLCYSSLQQFGYARYHYELALVFNPNHPKTKLVWEGIKNESPEKPPERRLTRAAAAKARKEQAEEQNEATAEPEFDENRITLHNIKITEDKWEKAFPASALMEDKNKTSPLLLVFIILIVVAMIAALLFFLLYSFGILTI